Genomic segment of Coffea arabica cultivar ET-39 chromosome 1e, Coffea Arabica ET-39 HiFi, whole genome shotgun sequence:
TGCAGGCATTGAGAACCTCTTGGATTTGCCACACTGTTGTAGCTCCAAAAATGGCACTTGCAACAAGAGGGTGTCGAAGAACAAAGGCTGCACAGAGAAAACTTCACGATTACGAAGCTGAGGATATCTTTTGACGAATAAAGAAGCATTATCTTATGTAGAATACTATAGTATGAgcatgataattttttttagaaccACCAACAATTGAGCCAAACCATCAGCAGCAGCTACCTCACTTTGAATGAAGCCAAGTGCAGATAATCAGAAAATCTCCTACTCATTACACGAATAAACAACTCATAGGGGAAGTTTATAACTCGGAATTTTCTTCAGTGTCATTATGTTCAGAGACTCCAAGACACCAACTATTAGCATAACAACAACTCATCCAGCAACTAGCACTTTTAAAATGTATATCTTCTTTATATGAAATACCTCCAAAATAAGCTTGCAAACACAATATACAGTATCACTGCAAAAGGCCTGATGGTTGAATATAACTGGTtgttgactttttcttttttatatattCTCAAGGGAAAAGCATCTTTATTTGCACCTTTCGAAGGACTAAAGGTTCTGGaccacaaaaacaaaagaaaataatataaaaagcaAAATCAACTATTGGTGGTTTTCAATGTTAAGGATTCTTTTTGAGAGTTCAAAGAAAACAATTTCAGTCAAGTTCCATATATCAGTCAGTTGATCTGGTTAGAAAGGGTGAATAGAaattaaaagagagagagagagagagagagagagagagagcatgtGGAATGCACTTAAAGAGACATGCCATACCAATTGCAAGAGACACCGGGTGGATGTTGTATTCTTCTGCAATTTCAAGATATGACTGCACAATAATGTAAAATCTTGATAAGTAGACAAGAAAATGTGCTTCTATGCACAATCACCCTATATGTTTAAAAGAGCAGTTGATAACATTATAACTTGTTTGGCCACAGAATCCTCCAGAATGTTCAATAAAAACAGTTGCAAGCATGATAAAACTGCCAATTAATATCAAGCAATGAATCAAGCTgcagaaagaaaatgaatttaGCAATGCCAGGAAAATATCTAGGCATGAGTTATTTCCTATTTCCTTTACAATCAACCAAAGATCTAACAAAACCAGCTTGCTTGTCCTCCTATGAAAATAATTGGCTTACTTCAGTGGCTGCCTTTATACTGGTCTTTGACAGGTTGTATCTCGACTCTCCTTCAGCATATCTTCCTGACAAAAGGAAGAGTCAACTGtttcaataaaataaataaataaataaaaccaactTGACCAAGATTTGATAGAAGAAACCAGTGTGACCTCTGAAAAGATTAAAACGAGCATCTGGCGGACCCTTGTCAAGTGAGAAATACTTGCCGGAGAGAATGCCCATGGCTAAAGGACTGTATGCTAACAGACAAACCCTAAATATAAaattgttggggggggggggggggggggtggtcaGTGAAGGAAAATGCCAGCATCAGAATAATTTATTAGACGATCATATGCATGTATAAGCATGAAGGAAAGTTCTTCCACCGGAATATAGAATAAGAAGGCCAACAGAAAACTAGATAAGAGTAGTTCCCTCTGTTCTATTTCTGGTTGGTGCAGTGCATATCTGATGAAAACTTCAAAGAAGATGTTTTCACAAAAACCATCACATTTAAGCCAAGAAACTTAACTCCTTTCATATATTTGAAGTATAAACTCTTTTACAGGTTATGTTCTCATTCCActtaaaaattcataaaaactCTATAACTGCCATGTACCCAAAACCTCAAGAAGATGCACAAAGCCAGTAATTCTGAATAAAACAGACAAAAATTAAGACCATGGAAAAGTCAAGTACAGCATGAATAAGTGCAGTTCATGGAAACAAGATGGTCAAAAGGTATAAGTATGACGAATGATAACTTGCCAGAAGATACACTAACTGAAAGAGGTAAACTGAAGCAAATAAATGCGGCTTGAAAGACAAGAGGCTTCAGGTTCGGAATTtagacaaaaaagaaacaaccaTTGATGTGTGGCTAAACCAAGAATGAAGAGTGACATACATATTTATCACAACACAAATGTAATGAACTCGTAGCAGAAGGCAGTTAAACATGTTGACAGTACAGTATATAACCCAATTAACTGAATATTGAAATACATACTTCAAAGGATATTAGCGAGCAATCACTTTCTCAATAATTTTTGGAGCTTCCTAGTGGATGGAAGCAGTATTCCCAGTATAAGTGAGGCTTAACTCAGTTGTGCAGATCATACACACATTCAGCACTAAGGGGTACCTCTCATGGTGACAGCATTCAGCCATCCCAAAATCAAAGTTCCGGCAAAGCAAGTTGTACGCATTCTGAAAATAGGGAAGTGAATCATATATTAGCTTCACATACATAGGGTCAACTAAAGTACAGAGATGAACGCACATGCAAGAATAGACAGCAAAACAAACTCAAATGACTCAATTATCTAAAGAAGCCATCTTGAAAACAAAGCCCCGCCGAAGCAAGTTGCACAAGTTCTGAAAGTAGGGAGGTGAATCATACCACAAGCATAGGGTGCACTAAAATACAGAGACAAGCAAACACATGCAAGCATAGACAACAAAACAAACTCATATTACTCAATTGTCAAAAAGAAGCTACCCATACAACACCTGCAAAGATACTATCCTTGGATAGTGAGGTTCCTTTTGGGCAATTTCCAGAAACTTCATGACTCCATACGGAGTCTCATTGCTTAGTCCGATGTATCTGATCTACAATAACAGTCAACATTCTGTAACAGGAATATATCACCCTAAAGCAATAAGTTGAATACAAGCTGAACTTTTAGGTCATCTTTACTAACCTTACCAGCATCAACAGCTCTGCCTAAAGCATCAAGTTGTTCATCAAAACTTATATGTGAAATATAACGGCCAGGATCATAGTCAGTTTCTCCAAACATTGGAACATAACTGCAAGAAATCCCAGTGGACATCATCCACGaaaacaaacttttttttttttttgttttgtaacaTAATTTTCTGCAGGGGACAATACGTGGGATTACTTCAGTTAGATTTGCAAAGGACAGTTACACATTTTTAGTACGTCAGCTTATTATTCTGGAAACATAATTTGTTCTAATGGTTACCCATTTGCCACATAGTATCTATACAGAAAAGGTCAGGTGAATGTACAAACCGATCAGGCCAGTGGATTTGATACAAGTCTATGTAATCAGTTTGAACACGCAACAAACTGCAAGAATTTTTGCAGTCCTGTCAGAGAGTATTTCAACAAAATCATCTTGAAAACAAAAACATACAAGCCCTGCAGTTAAGAACTGCTTCCTCAAACACACACTGACACTATAGACATACAATCTCTGAATGCCAGTGTAATGATGCAAGTGTAGAACTAGACCCAGCAGACGACAACATTAGCACCACTTAGGCACTCAAGATATAGGTTTACCCCATGAGAGCAGAGGGCTGCAAACAAATAACTCAACCTATTCTCTAGGGCTTCTGTTATATTCCTGGCATCCAAACTTTCCGGTCCATTTCGAATCCAAGTCATCTGTCCAGATGGCCCACTGACCTGTATCCAAGCAATTTACAATCACTCAAGAAAATCAACCAATGTAAAAAATGTGCTAGTTGGTATACAGTTTTAAAAGATGTATTTGTGTATGGCTTTCGTAATTGCGTCCAATTGAATATAATTTATCAAATAATCCCAATGCATAGGGGAGCAAAAGCAGCACTGTGAGTCACTGCATGCATGTGTAGAAACACATATACCAGGAAATACACATATGCGAAGAAATAGGGCCAAGATACACACAAGCAAAACACATACAGGACATTTAAATTTCTATTAGCATAATTAAGAAAGTCACCATATATACGAGTAGAAGCACATATACCCGGAATTAAGTATGTGAAAAAATTAACAGAGCCAAGATCTTGTATCGTTTGGATTGCAACTAGTATGGGGAAAAGAATATGGCAACAAACTCAACCAAGTCATTAGTGGCTTATACCGTGAAAGCAAGGTTAAAATAACCAACTCAAAATCAAACGTGGTGCTTAGCAGTGTACTTTCTTGAGGAATTATAACAAGTTTTCCAATCAGCACAGCTTTTGGAGGACAGTAGAGTCAGCCATTCACTTGAAGCCACATGCATTAATTTTACATCTAGAAACTAGAAGGAATCCCTCACAAGCATCAACAAGGTAAGCGAAAGACGGAAATGTTCGTCAGATAAACAAAACTGTAGAATCAATCCGCCCTATTATTCTTATTAGATAATGAGAGCGCGtcagtgtaaaaaaaaaaaaaaggaaaaggcccagaacagcaacagcaAAAATAGAAAGAAGAGAAGGAAGGATGACCTTGGTAGCAAAAACAACACGGTCACGAGGAATTTTTCTATCTCTAATCCAACGGCCAAAATACTCCTCACTCCTCCCTTGAGTATGGGGTCGCTGTGGCACTGGGTACCTAGTTTTATGAGGTTCAAGGAGCAACGTAAGTAAACGAACTTTGGTGGGAAAGACGAGGATGGTACTTGTTTGAATGTAGATTCATTCACTagctatgattttttttttttaaattatgtaCATTTCGGCGGAATCGAAGAAGTTTATTCCAGCATCGAAAGCTTTGTCCAGCAATTGAAAGGACTGAAGCAACGTGTTTTGCTCACCAAACGTCATCGTCCCTGCGAAAAGAAAGCACCAGATAGAGAAACAGCATTATGCAATTTGGCATTGACAAAGAAGACATGGAAACTCAACTGAAGAAGAAGTAAATGCAAGTTGGCAGGCAAACCTAAACAAAGTCTAGAAACCGTCATATCAGGAGCGAGATTGAACATCGGAACAGCCATTTGTAAGACCAAAATCTACCGTAGCTTGGATGAGAGTGGGTGGGGCTGACTTGGGGGAAAAGATGGAAAATGCCTTACGATTTCGCCCGAATTCGTAACTCTCAATGATAAAGAGAGACAGACCATAATTAAAGTTGGGGACGGGAATGTCACGcccatataaaataaattgtGGAGATGCAGGGGATCGAACCCTGTACCTCTCGCATGCAAAGCGAGCGCTCTACCATTTGAGCTACATCCCCAGCGCGTTTCTCTTCGTTAATTTTACATTGAGGAGGCAAACTCCAGAGTCCATCGAGCATTCGCATAAAAGGCCCGCCCCACTGTCATTGCTAAACTACAATCAAGCACCCAATAATAGCTCATCCTCGACCAAAAACCACAAGAATTGCAGTGCTTAAGTGCTTGGACACATTTTTTAGGCTCTCGTTCCTTGGAAAATAAAATAGAttaaattatacaaatattatcGTTATCGAAAAAAAGTGCTTGGACAGATCGCAGCTAAAGATTGAAAGACAAGCAAGGGCAATGTAAGCTGACAcccccacccaaaaaaaaaaaaaaatcttcaatgAAAGAAAAGGCATTCCGCTGAAATTGAAATGATGGGCAATCAACGTCGATCCCACACCAAGTGAAATGATAAAAGATTGAACGAGCATCTGATAGCAGTAAAAGATATGCCAACACTAGGATTGACAAATTCCGTTACGTGTCTTGAAGTCTGCCCCAGAAAAAGAGGCCAAGAGACTAGTTCACAACAATGAAACAGTGAGCGCCATAGTGATAACAAGCCATCAACAATCAGCAGAAAAGAATAACGGCGCCACTACCTCCATTCAAGCAATGGCACTCTATCTATCAGCCCCAAAATGCAACAGCATAAATGACGGCTGCTGACCTAAGATTAACTCGGATGAAAGTTAGACAGCTTCTGCACGTCAGAGCCAATGTAACAATCACAcaataatatctaaaaattaAAGCTTCTAAAGTAAACCACAGacaaagaaattgaaatttcaaTTCCAGAGTCAAACTTAGACATCAAAACTAAACCCTGTACCCAAATGGACAAGGTTATATATGCAAGACCCCAAAGTTAAAAAGTACCGAAAGTTCAACAACACGAAACCCCACATAATGACCAAGCCAAATTGGATGACAAGGTCTCATCCAGGGATTAAACCACTAACCACAACTAAACCAATAAAGAAAGTCAGACGCCAAAATCTGCGTAGAGCAAATAGAAATCCACAACACGAACAACAAATGAGTCTCACGGGCAAGAATGAACTTAATATACATACCAAGAAAATCATAATCACCCCAGAGACACAAGACGTCAAGACGGTAAAACAATTTGCCAAGTCACCACCAACAAACTGGGTAATCAATCAATGACAACAATAATCATCATTAAACAACCATCGAACATTGCCACTGCAAACATTTCTGCATCGGAGCATCTCATTAGGAAACCTCCAACCCTCTTATCAGTTTCATGCCACTCAGATAATCGACCAGACAGTGAATTCTAAAGAGAGCAGCAGATTTCCAATAAAGTAATAGAACTTGTAAAATACCATCTTCACTACTTATGTATTGAGTCAAAATtcccaaaattagggttttacaaAGTGACCGGACACCATAAATGCCAGAGGCTACAAACTGAAGAACAGTTCAGCGAGGAGCCTCAATGTATAATAGGTGAatagaaatttctaaaattcttgAGACGCAGATCCAATGTCGCCTTTTCCTTTGCCAACCTTTTTGGGTAAAAGATTTTGATGAATGTTAGGCAGGACGCCACCGTTTGCAATGGTAACAGCACCCAAAAGCTTGCTTAACTCCTCGTCATTCCGCACAGCGAGTTGTATGTGCCTTGGGACGATCCTATTCTTCTTGTTATCTCTCGCGGCATTCCCGGCAAGTTCGAGAACCTACACAGAAACAGAATCAGGATAAACAATTAAGATTAAATTgcagaaccctaattttcccgATCGAGAAaatcccccccccccaaaaaaaaagaacaagagaATTCAAACCAAATCTAGATGTTTTATATGGTTCCCACAACAGGGGAACGAAAACAAAGGGAGAATGAAATCGGTAAAATGTACCTCAGCGGCAAGGTATTCAAGAACCGCGGAGAGGTAGACGGGGGCACCAGCGCCAACGCGTTCAGCATATTTACCGGCTTTGAGGAAACGGGCGATTCGACCGACGGGGAACTGTAGACCAGCTTTCTGAGATCGGGAGACGGATTTAGATGATTTGGGCTTGCCTCTGCCGCCCTTGGTGGAGCCTCCGGTGGAACTCATTGCTGTTTATTCTCCTTTGTCTTTCAAGCGGATTCGGAATGGGAGAAGCGGTGAGTCAGAGGGATGAAACAGTCGGAATGGGAATTGCGCCTGGGAGAATAAAATCTACTGGAGTACTTATATAGGAGTGGAGTGCTTAGGAGACTGTGAGAAGGGTGTAATTTGATTGGTTGAGTGGGAAGGACGCGGATTGCCAACGTGGAAACAAAATTAGTGGGAACAAATTCACCATTTTGGGTTTGAATTGTATTTTCAACCTTTCCCGCGTTAAAAAGAAgctacattttttctttttatttttatctctcACCTAGATTAAATAATATTGACCAAAAAGCAACATTACGGAGTTAAATTAATATACTTTGTACATGTTAGGGGACAAAACTATTAAAAGCCCTTTAATAGTGTACTTTTTTGACGTAATTGACTTTTAACTTACAAATTACTTGCTGTTAGCATCAATGAAAAGTCTAGGTGGTCAAGTAACACATAAACAGCCACCACCCATAACTTAAAATCTAGGCGATGAAGTAAATAAAGTTAACAGTTCAGCTAATGTTAGAGATTTTTAATTCATATTTCCAAATGTGAATTTAGTGTAACTTTTTATCTCGTAATAATTTACAATTTTGAGTTCAAATCAATttatttggattgtaagttatttgagatatttttactgtatcactttttttgatataatatatataagataaaaatacaattgaaaagataaaaaggtatattagaaattataatgataatgtaagcaaatatatttaaaaaaataatcagCTGTCCAAACAAACGTGAACGTAATGTGCAAGTTTTATCTCACAATTGCGGGTTAATTGTGTGTTAGcatgcaaaattttttaaagaaaaaaaggggacACGATTGCTGGTATGACCCAATAAAAGCTTGCagggaaagttttttttttttttcctttcaaagtcCAAAGAGCTTGAATCAATTTTTGCGAGAAAagattgattaaaaaaaaagagagagtatACTGTGCTTAACATCACATAACTGAAGTTGTTTTAACCACACGAGAAGAACAACCTTTGATACCGAACCAGTTGTAACACTTTGGgatacccccaaaaaaaaatatatatatatatatattggttcAAAACATGTAGTACTATTTAAGCTGGATGATGAgtaattattcatttatttgctgCCTTACAGAAATTTGAAACTAAAATCGGACTAGTTATTAATGGCTGGAGGAGGATCGCCGCCTCCTCATAAATGAAACGCTACTCACTCCCCACATTGAATTGACTTGCGAGATGAGAGTTCATGCCTAAATACCAACCAATTGAGATGAGATCCAATGCCTAAATACCAACCAATTAAAATCTGATCCAAAGTACTCCACGTTTTAAGAAAATGTATACTGTGACCTATAATCACCACAAGCCAGAAGACTAGAACTGGGCCATCAACTTGATAGATGGATCAGAAAGATACTCCACTATTCGTACAAATTCAAAGAGATTACACGTGAACAATTGCGTGCCAATGAGAACTGGAAATCAAATACTCCACCATATGTCATTGCATTAGCCAAAGTATATGAACATCAAACCAAACCAATTACTACGAGCCATATCTTACATCACTTCATATTTAACAAGATACTTCACTCCCACCTTTAATAAGTTATCCACTGGTCATAGCATCCCCAGAATCCTACTTCCTAATATCTATGATCTCCTACCCTATCTATATATCTTCGCCGTAGAGAGCCCTAAAATTCCTGGGACACGGAGCCGATCTCTGCCTTCCCACCGGCAGCCTTCTTGGGCAGCAGATTCTGATGAATGTTTGGCATAACCCCTCCATTGGCAATGGTCACAGCTCCAAGCAACTTGCTCAACTCTTCATCATTCCTCACCGCCAACTGAATGTGCCTGGGTATGATCCTGTTCCTCTTGTTATCTCTAGCAGCATTTCCAGCAAGCTCCAGCACCtgaaaacaattcccaactttacaaattaaaaaaaaaaaaatctggaaaCATCACTACTTACTTACAGGAAACGAGAGAGCTATATAAGTTCCGAACCTCAGCTGCAAGGTATTCCAGAACGGCGGAGAGGTAGACCGGTGAACCAGAGCCAACGCGCTGGGCATAACGGCCTTTCTTGAGGAATCGAGCAATCCGACCGACGGGGAACTGGAGACCGGCCTTCTCAGATCTGGACACCGATTTGGAGCCTTTGGCCTTGCCTCGGCCGCCACCGGTGGATTTGGTTGCTGTTGTTATTGAGCTCATGGTTGCTGAatgacaaggaaaaaaaaattaataattagtACTGACTTTTCTCCAGAGGTGGAGGTTGAGATTTTTTGAAATTGGGGAATCCGCGGATGTGGGATTGAGGTTTGAGGGAGGGAACGTTGGGGCGTTTATATAGGAGAGAGTGGGGGAGGCATTGTCTACTGCGATTGGTTCATTTGCATTTCACGCGGATTGCCAACCTGGATGGATCCTATCTCTTCTTTAAGGTCGTTCACGTGTATTCATCTTACTGGCTAACATAATTTCACAAGGATTGCCAAGCTGGCTTCGACGGAACGATTTCCCATGACatgttttcaaaaaattttactataacagTTTTTAACTTtcattataaatattttttgaaacatTTAATATATCATATGaatgtaatattttttgaattatttttatttatacattcttataatattatattttcaaactttatttttgaaaaaatgaccaATTCACATGGAGTAactaattttatattttccctCCTACAATTTCGTTTTGATTTAAGATTTTTGCAATTACCGCCGATATTCAAAGATTGAAAGTTACGTGGGCTTGCACTTAGGCCCATATATCACAGCGTGGATCTGGATGGGAAAAGGTTGTTTTGCTAATTGGATTCTGGACAAGCTCCAGCCCAATTTcactttaattttttgtatGTCGTTTCATTGTCATATGCATGTGGGATATAGGGTGTGCCCAATTTCCctccaagaatttttttttttttttttgccaaaaaaaaagaagttatgaACCTTtcacaaacaaataaaaaaataaattaaaaaaaaacctcgAGCTATTTCCTTCTCTTGGTAATAGGGATTTACAATTACAAGAGAAGGATGGTTGTTGAGGGAACAAGCTCTGCTTTGAGACTTTTCAAATTAGCTCTAGCCCCATGGGCCAGGAGGCACAATGCAACCTGCATATGACCGGCCTCGACCGCCAGGTGAAGTGGGGTGTATCCGGTATCATTCACCTGATCCACCTCAGCTCCATGGTTGATCAGGACCTTCACACTCTCTATCCGACCCTTGAATGCAGCTCTGTGCAGGGGAGTCCAACCATTTTGATCCCTGGAATTCACATTCGCCCCTTTGCCCAAACAATTCTTGATCGCTTCCACGTCGTCTTCCGTCGTCGCCGCTCTATGCAAATCATCGCCTAAACGTAACATACTGTACATATGAGTCTGATCCTCATCCTTGGCCAGATCGAACGCCGTCTTTCCTTCTTTTGTTACAGCATATTTAGCGGAAACTGAATGCTCCAACAAGAATTCGACGGCTTCGACGTGGGCTTCCCGTGTAGCATAATGAAGCGGAGCCCATCCTTTGCCATCGACGACATCAGGATCGCTCCCTTCTGATACAAGAAATCGAACAACGTCAAGGTGTCCGCGATGGGCAGCTAAATGAAGAGCAGTTTGCCCCCGGGAGTCAGTCGAATTCATATCAATATCTGAATAACCCAGACACAAGATTTCCAATATGTCCAAGCGGTTCATAGCCGCCGCATCGTGTAAAAACAGATCAACCGAATGCTCCATTGAATAACCTGACTCAATCAAGACCTGGACGACACCAGTATTTCCAGACTTGACGGCCAGGGACATGGCGGATTGCCCCTCTTCGTCCCTGTCGTTAACATCTGCACCGGCTTCAATCAGGGCGGACGCCACGTCCGCGTTTCCGCGCCTGGCAGAGCACCGAAGCAGCGAATTGAGCTGCCTTGTGTCGCACCAAAGGATGGCTTTGGATAGAAGAAAAGCGACTTCCAGGGACTTGGGCGAGGGCGCGAGAATCAGAGACTCCACCACATGAGGTCCCACG
This window contains:
- the LOC113734152 gene encoding histone H2AX yields the protein MSSTGGSTKGGRGKPKSSKSVSRSQKAGLQFPVGRIARFLKAGKYAERVGAGAPVYLSAVLEYLAAEVLELAGNAARDNKKNRIVPRHIQLAVRNDEELSKLLGAVTIANGGVLPNIHQNLLPKKVGKGKGDIGSASQEF
- the LOC113734160 gene encoding uncharacterized protein isoform X2, which translates into the protein MAVPMFNLAPDMTVSRLCLGTMTFGEQNTLLQSFQLLDKAFDAGINFFDSAEMYPVPQRPHTQGRSEEYFGRWIRDRKIPRDRVVFATKVSGPSGQMTWIRNGPESLDARNITEALENSLLRVQTDYIDLYQIHWPDRKLCYKTKKKKSLFSWMMSTGISCSYVPMFGETDYDPGRYISHISFDEQLDALGRAVDAGKIRYIGLSNETPYGVMKFLEIAQKEPHYPRIVSLQNAYNLLCRNFDFGMAECCHHERVCLLAYSPLAMGILSGKYFSLDKGPPDARFNLFRGRYAEGESRYNLSKTSIKAATESYLEIAEEYNIHPVSLAIAFVLRHPLVASAIFGATTVWQIQEVLNACSVNLSDDIIADVNKGGNGLA
- the LOC113734160 gene encoding uncharacterized protein isoform X1, encoding MAVPMFNLAPDMTVSRLCLGTMTFGEQNTLLQSFQLLDKAFDAGINFFDSAEMYPVPQRPHTQGRSEEYFGRWIRDRKIPRDRVVFATKVSGPSGQMTWIRNGPESLDARNITEALENSLLRVQTDYIDLYQIHWPDRKLCYKTKKKKSLFSWMMSTGISCSYVPMFGETDYDPGRYISHISFDEQLDALGRAVDAGKIRYIGLSNETPYGVMKFLEIAQKEPHYPRIVSLQNAYNLLCRNFDFGMAECCHHERVCLLAYSPLAMGILSGKYFSLDKGPPDARFNLFRGRYAEGESRYNLSKTSIKAATESYLEIAEEYNIHPVSLAIAFVLRHPLVASAIFGATTVWQIQEVLNACSVNLSDDIIADVNKVHSRFPNPCP
- the LOC113734145 gene encoding histone H2AX; the encoded protein is MSSITTATKSTGGGRGKAKGSKSVSRSEKAGLQFPVGRIARFLKKGRYAQRVGSGSPVYLSAVLEYLAAEVLELAGNAARDNKRNRIIPRHIQLAVRNDEELSKLLGAVTIANGGVMPNIHQNLLPKKAAGGKAEIGSVSQEF
- the LOC113743475 gene encoding protein VAPYRIN-LIKE-like; its protein translation is MDRLVKPDLQELCLPFARGRRCCATFKLTNLMHTMSVAVSLTTTNPSLFNFSQPFSVIPPLSTSAFTLSLSHTPTAIYSDQPPLSSPLDSVLVRSSMLPTGKAHHDDLRQLFSKPGPHIFRDATLPVSFVGPHVVESLILAPSPKSLEVAFLLSKAILWCDTRQLNSLLRCSARRGNADVASALIEAGADVNDRDEEGQSAMSLAVKSGNTGVVQVLIESGYSMEHSVDLFLHDAAAMNRLDILEILCLGYSDIDMNSTDSRGQTALHLAAHRGHLDVVRFLVSEGSDPDVVDGKGWAPLHYATREAHVEAVEFLLEHSVSAKYAVTKEGKTAFDLAKDEDQTHMYSMLRLGDDLHRAATTEDDVEAIKNCLGKGANVNSRDQNGWTPLHRAAFKGRIESVKVLINHGAEVDQVNDTGYTPLHLAVEAGHMQVALCLLAHGARANLKSLKAELVPSTTILLL
- the LOC113734160 gene encoding uncharacterized protein isoform X3, with translation MAVPMFNLAPDMTVSRLCLGTMTFGEQNTLLQSFQLLDKAFDAGINFFDSAEMYPVPQRPHTQGRSEEYFGRWIRDRKIPRDRVVFATKVSGPSGQMTWIRNGPESLDARNITEALENSLLRVQTDYIDLYQIHWPDRYVPMFGETDYDPGRYISHISFDEQLDALGRAVDAGKIRYIGLSNETPYGVMKFLEIAQKEPHYPRIVSLQNAYNLLCRNFDFGMAECCHHERVCLLAYSPLAMGILSGKYFSLDKGPPDARFNLFRGRYAEGESRYNLSKTSIKAATESYLEIAEEYNIHPVSLAIAFVLRHPLVASAIFGATTVWQIQEVLNACSVNLSDDIIADVNKVHSRFPNPCP